In Devosia beringensis, a single window of DNA contains:
- a CDS encoding UbiA family prenyltransferase: MDTLSEGLAMKPLDTPQVLTVSLERDLLPNGLIIESVLAAIGGRPAQAPALLKAMVTGHLSNVLLRQGDMEFATLPWRQEALDELRLHRAAGTRLILLAQCGAEMARRAVAHLELFDEVVGDGQAAPATESSIRQLSRPVRPPPIRDAVRALRPHQWVKNVLVFVPLIVSGQFDDVSGWIYSVLAFVAFSLTASAIYLLNDLADLEADRIHARKRLRPFASGVLPVMWGLWMAPALLFAGIGTAIMANGLPYLALYAVLSISYSLDLKKRSLFDVFALAALYTVRLYGGGEMSGHSPSVWLLGFSVFLFLGLALMKRMAELVGTKADKLKRRGYKQADQPLLMAAGVASSFCASLVLALYLDSDQVQLIYSVPFRLWPIVPLMLFWQLKLWHKTLHGRMTDDPIVFAAKDRVSWIVGGLILACSVFAGLHS; encoded by the coding sequence ATGGATACGCTTAGTGAAGGTCTCGCCATGAAGCCGCTAGATACACCACAGGTGCTGACAGTCTCGCTTGAGCGAGACCTGCTGCCCAACGGCTTAATCATAGAGTCGGTGCTCGCTGCAATAGGTGGGCGTCCCGCGCAAGCGCCGGCGTTGTTGAAAGCGATGGTTACGGGGCATTTGAGCAACGTCCTGCTGCGTCAGGGCGACATGGAATTTGCCACCTTGCCGTGGCGCCAAGAGGCGTTGGACGAGTTACGGCTACACCGAGCAGCCGGAACACGGTTGATTCTGCTAGCGCAATGCGGGGCTGAAATGGCGCGGCGTGCAGTGGCGCACCTGGAACTGTTCGACGAGGTGGTCGGTGACGGCCAGGCGGCTCCGGCGACCGAGAGCTCGATCCGACAGTTGTCCCGACCGGTGCGGCCGCCGCCAATTCGTGATGCAGTTCGGGCGTTGCGACCACACCAATGGGTAAAGAACGTGCTTGTGTTCGTGCCGCTCATTGTGTCGGGTCAGTTTGACGACGTTTCCGGCTGGATATATTCCGTTCTGGCATTCGTCGCGTTCTCTTTGACGGCTTCGGCCATCTACTTGCTCAACGATCTAGCCGACCTTGAAGCGGACCGGATACATGCGCGGAAGCGCTTGAGACCGTTCGCGTCGGGCGTCCTGCCGGTGATGTGGGGATTGTGGATGGCTCCTGCGCTTCTATTTGCAGGTATAGGCACAGCCATCATGGCCAACGGTCTGCCTTATTTGGCGCTTTATGCCGTGCTATCAATCAGCTATTCGCTCGACCTTAAAAAGCGATCGTTATTCGACGTGTTCGCCTTGGCTGCGCTGTATACCGTACGCCTCTATGGCGGCGGTGAGATGTCGGGTCATTCGCCATCTGTTTGGCTGTTGGGTTTTTCAGTGTTTTTGTTCCTGGGTTTGGCGCTAATGAAGCGCATGGCCGAATTGGTGGGCACAAAGGCCGACAAATTGAAGCGTCGCGGCTACAAGCAAGCGGATCAACCACTGTTGATGGCGGCCGGCGTCGCCAGCAGCTTCTGTGCCTCGCTGGTGCTGGCGCTATACCTCGACAGTGACCAGGTTCAACTGATCTATTCCGTACCGTTCCGGCTGTGGCCCATCGTGCCACTAATGCTGTTCTGGCAATTGAAACTGTGGCACAAGACGCTACATGGGCGCATGACGGACGATCCGATCGTCTTTGCCGCCAAGGATCGCGTGTCTTGGATAGTTGGCGGTCTGATACTTGCCTGTTCCGTTTTCGCAGGTCTCCACTCCTAA
- a CDS encoding EamA family transporter yields MTIRIFLLVLLSVTISAVAQVALKRGMSGPIVQRALDGSELVPKLIAVGMSPMVFLGLALYAVGAVVWLLVLAKIDVSQAYPFVGIGFLITLGFGVLLLGETVTLARIIGIAFVSVGIVVLSRS; encoded by the coding sequence ATGACAATTCGTATATTTCTGCTGGTTCTGCTTAGCGTGACCATCAGCGCAGTCGCTCAAGTAGCCTTGAAACGTGGCATGAGTGGCCCGATCGTACAGCGGGCGCTGGACGGCAGTGAGCTCGTGCCAAAACTGATTGCAGTCGGCATGTCCCCAATGGTTTTCTTAGGGCTGGCGCTATACGCGGTTGGAGCAGTGGTGTGGCTACTGGTTCTAGCGAAAATCGACGTCAGTCAGGCCTACCCGTTTGTAGGCATCGGGTTTCTGATCACGTTGGGTTTTGGTGTTCTTCTACTTGGAGAAACCGTGACATTGGCCCGTATCATCGGCATTGCTTTCGTTTCAGTAGGTATCGTAGTGCTCAGCAGAAGCTGA
- a CDS encoding transglutaminase-like cysteine peptidase codes for MQRILTFLAVLTLLFPATLPSYGSVGRLGATRMVLEGSFDAPLGYQLFCLTNPRHCRGGGASEVNYTDRLGEMLQRVNSTINGVIRPRNEAKDVWSIGVSQGDCEEYALAKRAELVRLGLPASAVRIAMAKTRSGQGHAVVVVRTNAGDLVLDNLRAQVSNWDETDLRWVAMASSNGRAWQHIL; via the coding sequence ATGCAGCGCATACTGACTTTCCTGGCGGTTCTGACGCTGCTTTTTCCGGCAACCTTGCCCTCCTATGGTAGTGTAGGGCGCCTAGGGGCCACGCGGATGGTGCTCGAGGGGAGCTTCGATGCGCCCCTAGGCTATCAGCTGTTCTGCCTTACTAATCCGCGCCATTGCCGTGGTGGAGGAGCCAGTGAGGTCAACTACACTGATCGACTTGGCGAAATGCTCCAGCGGGTTAATTCCACCATCAATGGGGTAATACGTCCGCGCAACGAAGCTAAGGATGTTTGGTCGATCGGCGTCAGCCAGGGCGACTGTGAAGAATACGCGCTGGCCAAGCGCGCCGAACTTGTTCGGCTTGGCTTGCCTGCCAGTGCCGTGCGGATCGCAATGGCCAAAACCCGCAGCGGCCAGGGCCATGCGGTTGTTGTGGTTCGGACCAATGCGGGTGACCTCGTCCTGGACAATCTCAGAGCGCAAGTCAGCAACTGGGATGAAACTGACCTGCGCTGGGTAGCCATGGCTAGTTCCAACGGGCGGGCCTGGCAGCACATTCTCTGA